From Caulobacter segnis, a single genomic window includes:
- a CDS encoding group II truncated hemoglobin encodes MAASDANVPTLAEWAGGPDKLKALFETFYARVPNHPALAPVFAHMDPHHAQHVAAFVGEVFGGPKAYTEAGGGHAAMIRKHMGRHLTQEQRRAWVALMLETADAVGLPDDPEFRAAFVGYLEWGTRLAVINSAEGVPEPEGDPPMPVWGWGPPGGPWLG; translated from the coding sequence ATGGCGGCAAGCGACGCGAACGTTCCGACTCTCGCCGAGTGGGCGGGTGGTCCCGACAAGCTGAAGGCGCTGTTCGAGACCTTCTACGCCAGGGTTCCGAACCATCCGGCCCTGGCGCCGGTCTTCGCGCACATGGATCCGCATCACGCCCAGCATGTCGCGGCCTTCGTCGGCGAAGTGTTCGGCGGGCCCAAGGCCTATACCGAGGCCGGCGGCGGCCACGCCGCGATGATCCGCAAGCATATGGGTCGGCATCTCACCCAGGAGCAGCGCCGCGCCTGGGTCGCCCTGATGCTCGAAACCGCCGACGCCGTGGGCCTGCCGGACGACCCGGAGTTCCGCGCCGCCTTCGTCGGCTATCTCGAGTGGGGAACGCGCCTGGCGGTGATCAATTCGGCCGAAGGCGTTCCCGAGCCGGAAGGCGATCCGCCCATGCCGGTTTGGGGCTGGGGACCGCCTGGAGGCCCCTGGCTGGGGTGA
- a CDS encoding peroxiredoxin: MSRLLVAATALALVAASPALAALKVGDKAPDFDAKAALAGKDFDFKLSKALKKGPVVLYFFPAAYTSGCTAEAHEFAEATPEFEKLGATVIGVTAGNVDRIKDFSKEHCRDKFAVAAADKALIKSYDVAMMVKPDWSNRTSYVIAPNGKILMSYTDGNFAGHVTQTMDAVKAYKAKK; this comes from the coding sequence ATGTCCCGTCTGCTCGTGGCCGCCACCGCGCTCGCCCTGGTCGCCGCCTCTCCCGCCCTCGCCGCCCTGAAGGTCGGCGACAAGGCCCCCGATTTCGACGCCAAGGCCGCCCTGGCCGGCAAGGACTTCGACTTCAAGCTCTCCAAGGCTCTGAAGAAGGGCCCGGTGGTGCTTTACTTCTTCCCCGCCGCCTACACGTCCGGCTGCACGGCCGAAGCGCACGAGTTCGCCGAGGCCACGCCCGAGTTCGAGAAGCTGGGCGCGACGGTGATCGGCGTGACGGCCGGCAATGTCGACCGCATCAAGGATTTCTCCAAGGAGCACTGCCGCGACAAGTTCGCGGTGGCCGCCGCCGACAAGGCGCTGATCAAGAGCTACGATGTGGCGATGATGGTGAAGCCCGACTGGTCCAACCGCACCTCGTACGTGATCGCCCCCAACGGCAAGATCCTGATGTCGTACACCGACGGCAACTTCGCGGGCCACGTCACCCAGACCATGGACGCCGTGAAGGCCTACAAGGCCAAGAAGTAG
- a CDS encoding helix-turn-helix domain-containing protein gives MIDPAHIDLSGVELGLRGVAIGAFTATGVSLAASRKMTPTRWVGVLLMACAIAHAFESHFYYTTRLHMSLLTWMLSSMAAGVFWLFCSVLFEDEPKIPAWRFAVPGLALALWLPGAFLPPSPARAIAWWIFAASSLVIHIHILLMTWRGWRIDLIERRRHLRAPIAAAATGYMLVQTLCDFGLGKGPVLPSLIQAVALAALGVGSALALLRAEPVLVQAAPAVGEAPAPKPTETLDLTPADRLVLARLDKAMNENEVWRGEDLSIVTLAALVGAPEHRLRKLINGTLGHRNFADYVNGRRIEAAKIALADPEQALKSVSTIAYELGFASLGPFNRAFRAVTGVTPTAWRQDVTPPHPHLRLVETGEGAPKADKRA, from the coding sequence ATGATCGATCCCGCCCATATCGACCTCTCTGGTGTTGAACTCGGCTTGAGAGGCGTCGCGATCGGCGCCTTTACCGCCACCGGCGTCTCGCTGGCCGCGAGTCGCAAGATGACGCCGACCCGCTGGGTCGGCGTACTGTTGATGGCCTGCGCCATCGCCCACGCTTTCGAGAGCCACTTCTACTACACCACGCGCCTGCACATGAGCCTCCTGACCTGGATGCTCAGTTCGATGGCCGCCGGCGTGTTCTGGCTGTTCTGTTCGGTGCTGTTCGAGGACGAGCCGAAGATCCCGGCCTGGCGCTTCGCCGTGCCCGGGCTGGCGTTGGCGCTCTGGCTGCCCGGCGCATTTCTGCCGCCATCTCCAGCCCGGGCGATCGCCTGGTGGATCTTCGCCGCCTCTTCGCTGGTGATCCACATCCACATCCTGCTGATGACCTGGCGGGGATGGCGCATCGACCTCATCGAACGGCGACGCCATCTTCGCGCTCCGATCGCGGCCGCAGCAACCGGCTACATGCTGGTCCAGACCTTATGCGACTTCGGTCTGGGCAAGGGGCCCGTCCTCCCCAGCCTCATCCAGGCCGTCGCCCTGGCCGCCCTGGGCGTCGGTTCGGCCCTGGCGCTGCTGCGCGCCGAGCCGGTGCTGGTCCAGGCCGCTCCCGCCGTCGGCGAGGCGCCCGCGCCCAAGCCCACCGAGACCCTGGACCTTACCCCCGCCGACCGCCTGGTTCTGGCGCGCCTGGACAAGGCCATGAACGAGAACGAGGTTTGGCGTGGCGAGGACCTGTCGATCGTGACCTTGGCCGCCCTGGTCGGCGCGCCCGAGCACCGGCTGCGCAAGCTGATCAACGGCACGCTGGGCCATCGCAACTTCGCCGACTACGTCAACGGCCGGCGGATCGAAGCGGCCAAGATCGCCCTGGCCGACCCCGAACAGGCGCTGAAGTCTGTCTCGACCATCGCCTATGAGCTGGGCTTCGCCTCGCTGGGACCGTTCAACCGGGCCTTCCGCGCCGTCACGGGCGTCACCCCGACCGCCTGGCGCCAGGACGTCACGCCGCCGCACCCGCACCTGCGGCTGGTCGAAACCGGCGAAGGCGCGCCGAAAGCCGACAAGCGGGCCTGA
- a CDS encoding sterol desaturase family protein gives MLDTLIPFAHNWLGAMQVDVTRYVIFSVGVWLALWVVLAAPLAGRKIRDSRPAARQLLIEFLTSIRSIAIFSTVGLLTFALFRAGWLPGPYIAKGWGPVWFWTSLVLMIVAHDAWFYWTHRLIHDRRLFRRFHRRHHRSNNPSPFTAYSFDLGEAFINGVFVPLWMILVPTQWPVVGLFMLHQIVRNTIGHSGYELFPARKDGRPLIPWLTTVTHHDLHHAQAGWNYGLYFTWWDKLMATENPNYLKRFAEVTAKTQKGGKGRKLETTSSPSPA, from the coding sequence ATGCTCGACACCCTTATCCCCTTCGCCCACAACTGGCTCGGCGCCATGCAGGTCGATGTCACCCGCTACGTGATTTTCTCGGTCGGCGTCTGGCTGGCCCTGTGGGTCGTGCTGGCCGCGCCGCTGGCCGGCCGCAAGATCCGCGACAGCCGGCCCGCCGCGCGTCAGCTGCTGATCGAGTTCCTGACCTCGATCCGCTCGATCGCCATCTTCTCGACCGTGGGCCTGCTAACCTTCGCCCTCTTCCGCGCCGGCTGGCTGCCGGGGCCCTACATCGCCAAGGGCTGGGGCCCGGTGTGGTTCTGGACCAGCCTTGTCCTGATGATCGTCGCCCACGACGCCTGGTTCTACTGGACGCACCGGCTGATCCACGATCGGCGGCTGTTCCGGCGCTTCCACCGGCGGCACCACCGGTCGAACAACCCCTCGCCGTTCACCGCCTACAGCTTCGACCTGGGCGAGGCGTTCATCAACGGCGTGTTCGTGCCGCTATGGATGATCCTGGTCCCGACCCAGTGGCCGGTGGTGGGGCTTTTCATGCTGCACCAGATCGTCCGCAACACGATCGGCCATTCGGGCTATGAGCTGTTCCCCGCCCGCAAGGACGGCCGGCCGCTGATCCCGTGGCTGACGACCGTGACCCACCACGACCTGCACCACGCCCAGGCCGGCTGGAACTATGGCCTGTACTTCACCTGGTGGGACAAGCTGATGGCCACCGAGAACCCGAACTATCTGAAGCGCTTCGCCGAGGTCACGGCCAAGACGCAAAAAGGCGGCAAGGGCCGCAAGCTGGAGACTACCAGCTCGCCTTCACCAGCTTGA
- the rpsF gene encoding 30S ribosomal protein S6: MALYEHVVIARQDISPQQAEALNEQLKTLLEENGGHIAKIEYWGLRNLTYRIKKNRKGHYSLLAIDAPAPAVKEMERQLLINEDVLRFMTIRVEELDLELSPVLARRDRGDRPERPRDDFGAQPQA; encoded by the coding sequence ATGGCCCTCTACGAACACGTGGTCATCGCGCGGCAGGACATCTCGCCGCAACAGGCCGAAGCTCTGAACGAGCAACTGAAGACCCTCCTGGAAGAAAATGGCGGCCACATCGCCAAGATCGAGTACTGGGGTCTGCGCAATCTCACCTACCGCATCAAGAAGAACCGCAAGGGTCACTATTCCCTGCTCGCGATCGACGCCCCGGCGCCGGCCGTGAAGGAAATGGAACGCCAGCTGCTGATCAACGAAGATGTGCTGCGCTTCATGACCATCCGCGTCGAAGAGCTGGATCTCGAGCTGTCGCCGGTTCTGGCGCGTCGCGACCGCGGCGATCGTCCGGAGCGTCCGCGCGACGACTTCGGCGCTCAGCCGCAAGCGTAA
- the rpsR gene encoding 30S ribosomal protein S18 has translation MTDTTAPEAGAAPAAAAGGARRPFFRRRKVCPFSGANAPKIDYKDVKLLQRYVSERGKIVPSRITAVSAKKQRELAKAIKRARFLALLPYVVK, from the coding sequence ATGACCGATACGACTGCTCCCGAAGCCGGCGCCGCTCCGGCCGCCGCCGCTGGCGGCGCTCGCCGCCCGTTCTTCCGTCGCCGCAAGGTTTGCCCGTTCTCGGGCGCCAACGCGCCGAAGATCGACTACAAGGACGTGAAGCTGCTGCAGCGTTACGTTTCCGAACGCGGCAAGATCGTGCCGTCGCGCATCACCGCGGTGTCGGCCAAGAAGCAACGCGAACTGGCCAAGGCCATCAAGCGCGCCCGCTTCCTGGCTCTGCTCCCCTACGTCGTGAAGTAA